The genomic stretch ATTTTTTGGGTTAAATGTTTCGGGTGAGTTTCCCATTAAATAGAAATAAAGTAAGTTCTTTTTTTCGTTTCTAGAGAATGTAGCGTCTAGAACCCTCTAAATTTATATTTTGCTCAGACTATATATACGCATTCCTTTCTTGCTGGTCAATCTAAAATCTTAAACCCTACTACTCAGTAACAAATCACCATCTCAACTCAGATTGATCTCTAATTCGATTCACAGCCATGGCGATAATCTCCGATTTCGAAGAAGAACAGAAAGAGCCCAAGCCTAAGTCCAACCCCAAGCCCTCCGCACCCCCTTCATCATCTCCGTCTTCTTCCTCCTCTTTTGCCGCGACGGCGTCGTTTAGCGCCAGCTTAGATCCCACTAACCCGCTAGGGTTTTTGGAGAAGGTTTTCGACTTTGTTGCCCAACAGAGTGATTTTCTCGATAAAGTGTCCGCGGAGAAGGAGATTTTGTCGGTCGCTCGCGTCGCCaaggagaggaaggagaaggaaaacgagagcaagaagagaaaggtggaagagaaggagaagaaggtgaGCGAGGTTCCCAAGAATGTCACCGAGGTGCCCAAGAATGTGACTGAGCCCAAGAAAGCAGAAGAAAAGTCTCCCATGGAAGTAGAAAAGAAGGAGGAAAGCGGTGCGAGAGGTACGGAACATTCCTTCATATAATTTTCCGTTTGACTTTGCAGTTCTGTTATATATCGGTTACTATCGTTGTCAcaaagatttgaattttctttGTGCTCTTGCTTATTTGTTAGGACTAGTAGATAGTATGTACTATTTAGACTTAGGAGTAATGTAGGGTGTGGTAGTGCAAGATTTCGAGAGGATTTTTGTTTGGGTTAATATATTGTTTTAATTGGATGCTGAGGAAAATAAAACGTGATTATGCGAAAGAGGCAATAAGTTAATTTCACATGATTGTAGTTAGGTAGTCTCTcgaaaatttgaattttagtcAGCTGCATTATACCCTATAAATCTGTGTAGTTTATATCAAGTGTTTGCGTGATTTTTCATATTGGTTAGCTTTTGACTCCTTTTCCCATTTCGGGTAAATGAAATTCATAATAGTATTGTCATTCTTATGCATTGTATCTTACTTTGCACTAAATTGCCTGGTATTTGTTTTCTTGTATCCTTTCACTTAACATTGTAAACATCATTTGGGCAGCTCCTAATCTTGGAAATGGACTCGATCTTGAAAATTACTCATGGACGCAGAGCCTGCAAGAAGTTACTGCAGTTATCCCAGTGCCCGCCGGAACCAAGTCAAGGTTTGTTGTCTGTGATATAAAGAAAAACCGTCTGAAGGTTGGACTCAAGGGTCAGCCACCTATCATTGATGTAAGTATATGTGATGACTGTTCGATTGAGTTTctttggttatatatatatattgctacTACTGACTATAATATAAAAACCAATTTCTTGTAGGGGGAGCTCTTTCGGCCTGTAAAGCCTGATGATTGTTACTGGAGCATAGGTATGGTACCGCAACAATTATAAAATCTTTGTGCCAAAGATAATTCTGTATGTTAAAACAACTCACAAGGCAGTATTCAGGCTTACTGACCAATTGACTGTTAAATAACCCCTATTTTTTCTCTGATTTTCTGATTTTTACTGTGTTCAACATTTTGGAGTTTGTGCATCGTGTTCTTTTATTGGGATAATTATATTCACGACCTAAGTTTCTGGTTCAATTAATGCTTAACGGGCAGTATCAGATTGCCAAATCTTCTGCCATGCCTGAGAATGTACATATTTTTGTGAGATCACTTTGTGTGTGTGCCATGTCTGAGAAGGTGTGTTTTCTCCTTTAATTTTTATCTCATCGTTAGTCTCTCACAAATGAAACTATGCATATGAGGTTTTGAATGTGCCATCCTTAATGCAGAGGATCAAAGTTCTCTCTATTCTTTTGACCTGAGAATGTACATATTTTTGTGAGATCACTGTGTGTGTGCCATGTCTGAGAATGTGTgttttttcatttaatttttatCTTATCATTAGCCTCTCATAAATGAAAGAAGTTGTATGCATATGAGGTTGTGAATGTGCCATCCTTTATGCAGAGGATCAAAGTTCTATATCTATTCTTTTGACCAAGCATGATCAAATGGAATGGTGGAAAAGTTTGGTGAAAGGTGATCCTGAGGTTGACACCCAGAAAGTTGAACCTGAATCAAGCAAGTTATCTGATCTGGACCCGGAAACTAGACAGACAGTTGAAAAAATGATGGTAAGTTATCCGCATTCATTATTAATTTAAAAGAAAGGACTTCACTTCATCACCGGGTTCTTATTCGGCTGAGTCCTTTATGCTTCCATATTCAGACAGATGCTTTGGTTTTAAACTTTTAATTCAATTATTCTTAGCTTAGCTACTTAGACTACTGAAACAATTATCAATCTGCCTTTGAATGTGAGTGTTTATAGTTGTAATTCAAGGATTGTAAGCATTTTGTTCATTTTTACAGTTTGATCAGAGACAGAAGTCTATGGGGCTCCCAAGCAGTGATGAGATGCAGAAAGAGAACCTTCTGAAGAAATTCATGGCTGAGGTGAACCCCTAAGACGCGTAAAATCAACCACCGTCGTTAAAATTAGCCtgttccatatatatatatactgataAATATTTGTTTGTTTTCTGTTACAGCACCCGGAGATGGACTTTTCAAGGGCCAAGATATCATAAATTGTTTGTCATTCAagaatatgtttatgtttcatgccaAATACAAGTTTCGTACTAGGATTACCTCAAATTTTCTTATGTCAATTTTTGGTTAGTGCTAAactgtttgtaactctttatctttgttttatttatagaatttactaattatatttattaaatttatattattgttatatacattttaaataaataaataaataatattatatattaaagaatgatataaacatgttaaatgaaaaattacattaaaatattatttataatttttaaaaaatatatataatataatgattttttaaaatgtttttaataaaaattaagattatatattattataatgatattttataatatttaaatttatattaatataggtattaaatattttgtattaaatattattataataataatatttttatagtatttaaatttatattaatataaataataaaaaattaaaattatatgatattatattttataatatttgattttaaatttatattaatataaataataaaaaattaaaattatatgatattatattttataatatttgattttaaatttatattaatataattattatatatatatgtagttttatattaaatattattataataatgatattttataatattaataaatatttatttttaaagatatattttattaaatatttagaaaattCTATTAAAATTATATAGAAAGAAGAGATATAATAGCCAAATTTATATGTTAatcgtttgtttctttttttttctatagAAGCCACCCTTTTCCTTTCTTTGGTAGCGTCGTTTTTTCGGTTTGATCAGGTctcccattttatttattttataaaataattgagTAGGTACAGTAATTGGCTTTTTCATATGTCGTGTTTTGAGTCCCTCCAACCAAAAGCAAAGGTTTTTTCGTCATGTTCGTTATGATTACAACGGGCTTTCGAAGGTCATTCATTTCAGGGGTTAATTTGAACAGAGTCAATTGGTTGATCTTAAAATATTTTCTCGTCTACTCATACGGTTTCAAaagtgaaataataataataataataatggaaattaaaaATCCTCCCCATCATGATTATCAATAACTTATTCTTGAACTAACGACACTAGAAAATATTAGTGGTTTGGTCAAATGAAAGAAAGCATTGGCCCATGGAGTTCTTCACGCTATTATTTCTTTTTCAGCATTATTGATAATTAATATTCGTATCGGACCTCAGTAAACAGTATTTTGAAACTAGTTTGATTCAGTGCGTAGGcattttctttaatatttttgtcTCTACTATGAACAATTCCAATGCCTTCCGCGATCTTTTCTGTTTTTGTATGATTAATTGAATAATCAAACATGGGTTGTTTTTGTATTTATAGTAGGAGCCAAGTGATGCCTCCACTAATATTAACAGAGTTAtttaaaaaaagagagaaaacaagTTGAGGGCGGCGGACAATTAAAGACAAGCAAGTCACAACAAAGATAGGTTTTGTCCTGAAGAGGATATTATTTCGAGCTAAATGTCACTCAGTTTACATACAGATACTGCACATAATTCAACAGACTACTTGTAATATGAAAAAGAAAGACACATGTGGCAAACTTACAAATCGATTATAAAATATGTGGTTAATATATGAGAAAAACTCAACTAGAATATATATTGGATTCTTGAGACttgatactttttttttttgaatgaaagaaTCTTATTACAACGAAAGTCATCAGGAAAATACAATCCCTTGAGAACACGACCTGAATTAGAACAAGAGCTCCTTGCTAAAAAAATGACCTACCTTATTCACAGATTGCTTAACAAACTTTACAGTAACAGAACTACAATGAGACACATGTCTTTACAATTCTGAACAACCAATCCAAAAGGAGAGCAGAGCTGAATGAAGCTATTAATGGCCTGAACTATTCTATATCAACAGCAAACAAACTTGATGCTAGAACCCAACTCTACACCTCTCTAAGCCCAATAGCTTCAGCAATCAAAGGATTAATTACACCCCTGCAAGAGCACTGATAAGCCTCCAATAACTCGCCCTCATCATTCCTCGCCACCCACCCAAAACCTTAAGAGCCACCAGTTGCAATCATTCCATAACATCCAACACACCATTCCAATCAGCCGAGCACCCTCCAAATCTTTCTGCTGAATCACCTAATCTAGCCAATCACTGAAATCCATCCAATGATTCCCAACCAAGCCTCGGTCCACTTTATTCCAAGATAGCTGAGCAAAAGGACAAGTAACCAAGCTGTGAAGAATTGATTCACTATCCTTATTGCACACAGGGCACTCCAAACTAACATCCAAAAACCTCTGCCGCATCTGCTCTTTAGTAGGTAAGCAACCTTTTGTAACACACCAAAGAAGATTCTTTGCTTTGGGAGGAAATTTCAGATTCCACAAAGCTCTCTGCTAGGCCACCACTGACTTACGTATATGCTAGGAGGGGTAGAAGCAAAAAGAATGCCAGGTCAGTAGGAAATGAGCAGAGTTAGTTAGAGAGGGGTATTGTTGGGTGCGTAGGGGATACGTTAGAGCCGATGAGCATTACAATAAATAGTGTTTGGTTATTATTGAGAGAGTGTGGAATTTGTCTAAAAGAGAACTGTATTTAGAGAGAAGCTCTCGAATTCTTGGTATTTCAATGAAAAGGCTGGCTATTGAGTTGattatgttgggttttatgcccttaataaaaccatatttcttatgtaacacgttattattatcaataaaagaatcaGAAATcgttttgtttattcaattgcattgttcgcttattttattacatgtttattcaattaatacaaacattcataaaatcctgagcatatggatagttacaattatagtgactaggtcacagtggattatagttgtaattatatgttcaaaaaaacGAGTcttagattagatcagtgcattggattttcactaattaggcaatttacgatatgatctacttacacattcagggtgtgatgtcttgtccaaggcatcgaccaagtagataagatcggatgtatttagttacatcggactaggaccgatattgattattgattgataaataagtatcgttgttatcaaatctaatcaatgtcacaacgttgactatatattaagtcaatcttaattctgagtgataatattctgctaattatattatttaaatcttttgacttgttcgttaccggcTTACcttacggtctagcccatacttacatcttggagatttagtaatataattgagtgggagtattatttatagatatgaaatctataacttctgtatgagaagtgaaaagatgatttctttaattgctttgttcaaaaggttaaatgattgagatctcatttctatgattaagttcatggaaatatcGTTTATagggaacttagtgggagttaaggataaaatactgatgaggggtaaaacggtaatttgcacccagcttgttagtaagtcatcgatagaggattgactaattgtaatggttataacaatagataacgtatttatggtttgaaaaatacgttctatgaattcaagagttcaattccaagtctatagtagagtcacgaggaattaataaggtagtgaaattattcgtaaataaattcacggtaacttattggggcttgatttcatggatccatggtccccgcatcacctttgagtaaatcatctagaatgtctcaattaattgatttaattatcaattaggattttttaaagttgactaggtcaattttggaaaatttatagatatatgagatttagagaataaaagagaatctttgggtaaatttattaatattgataaattggtatcaatataaataaataatattaaatcaagtttcaaattataattagttaatttgaataaggatttaattaattaattaaaaataaataaataaaatgttttgaatttaggcccaattgggatttaaattcaaaacaaagagattggacccaagtccatttgtggcaGCCCaaggattttatttttgtttattatttttaattaatttaaatttaaataaatcccattaagttgcctatataaggaatatgatatctagggtttttaatgaagtcagtctcagttgatttgggtaagtgaaaacctagacactctaatcctttcttagccactatctcttcttcttttctagatctctatctcatgtgttgagaaccagcccacactagttctaggttgatcaaaggcttggtgaggaagattgtgttgctgatctagttcaatctcttgataatactctgctacagaaagaaatcaagagttagagagattgaaggaaggagttgttccagttccactgcgtattcgtaagtttctacatcattgtgtttatgttaatttacgaatctaatattcatatgtatgtcatgttattctatgtttctattatgtgtttggaaaaataataggaagcatgcatctagatttaaattccaagatcctacagaTTAATCTTACTGTTTCATTGTTTTAGCTTTGATATTTCTATGATAATCTACCATAGTGGTATCAGAGCATAGATCTACCATGGGACCTAAGGGAAATGCTCAAGTGGAGATGATGGAGGAAAGGTTGGAGGAGGTACAAACGGAGCTTCGGAGGGAGATGTCTGAGATTCGGGCAAAGGTTCAACAATTTCCACAAGAATTGGACTCACTTAGAGCAGATACACAGAGAATTCCAGGTTTGGAGAAGAAGGTTGATTACCTTATTGGACACATCACTCACCTTCTGCAAGCTTCAAATcgcatgggagttggaggaacaAGTGAAGTGGACGATCGACACCGTAAGGCAGTAGACAGCGATAGCTCCTCGTCTCGGATACCCATGGGTGCTCCGACGACAACCCACCCACCTTCGGTGACGTCGGCGAGTTCTCCGTTACCTCTGATAGGGTCGCAATGGGGACGGGACTTCAGACCGCCGCAGATGGAGCTGCCATTGTTTACGGGAGAGAACCCTGATGGCTGGATTTTTTTGGATGGAACGATACTTTTTGCTGAATCGTCTCATGGAGGCTCATATGCTGGAGGCAGCTAATTTCGGGCTAGAAGGGGATGCCCTGACTTGGTTTCAGTGGGAATATTCAAGGTGACCAATCACATCCTGGGCTATGTTGAAGCATCTGTtgttgatgagattttgagctgTTCCGGTGGGATCCACGCCAGAGGAGCTCTTAACATCCAAGTAGGAGACGACAGTGAGGGCATATCAGATTCAGTGGGAAGCTCTGGCATCTAGGGTGGTCGGAGTTCCTGAGCACATACTTGAGGGTAGCTTCTTCAAAGGTCTGAAGGAGGAGATCAAGGGGCCACTGCATGTGTTGCAACCAACAGGCCTGGCCCACATAATGAAAACGACCCACATTTGATAGGATTGGGCGTTCATCAGAAAGGAGGCACCGTTAAGGCTACTCCCAGCCCATTTTCGATACCACGATACACGCCTTTGTCTTCTTCGTCGAAGAGTTCTAATATGGCGTTTTTAGGTAGCTCTAGGCTATTGACAAGGAATATAGGGGACACGACAGGAACCCACACGACCACACCAGTGATGATAAGGTTAACTGAAGCGGAATACCAAGACAAGAAGAATAGAGGTGTCTGTTTTAAAtgtgataaaaaaaattctaatggGACACGTTTGTGAGAAGAAAGCTCTACACATGATGCTGGTCACCAATGACATTGAGGGGTCAGAAAATCAAGAGTCCCCCCCACCCAGCCATGATTCCAGTGAAGAGACAGTACCAGAAAAGCAATTGGCGATGTTGTCACTGAACTCCTTAGTAGGGATATCATCGACTCACACAATGAAGATATCAAGCACCATAGCTAAGCACCCAGTGACAGTGCTCATTGATAGTGGGGCGACCCATAATTTTATTTCTAAGGAATTGGTGGAGGCAGTTCAACTCCCCATTATAGCAACCACAACCTACGGAGTGTTATTGGGCACTAGAGGCAGAGTCCACACAAAGGACATTTGTGCTAACGTTGAATTGGATTTGGGATCTTTACATGTGGTTACAGATTTCTTACCATTAGAACTGGGGGTGCTGATGCAATTTTGGGCATTCAATGGTTGGGAACATTGGGAAATATGCAGGTAAATTGGAGAACAATGGTGATGAAATTTGAAGTAGGTGGGTCTTGGATTACACTACAATGAGATCCCAGTTTGTGCAAATATCAAGTTTCCTTGAAAGCTTTGATTCATTTAGTCCAAGAAGAAGGACAAGGTTATTGGATTCAGTTTGGAGCTTTGGCAGCCAATCAAGATAACATCCAGACACAGGGGTTACTAGAAGTTGAGGAATTGTTACAGAAGCATGACTCAATTTTTCACATGCCGATAGGATTTCCCCCAAAGTGATCCCATGAACATCAGATCATGTTGAAGGAAGAGGCAGGTTCAATCTCTGTTCAACCTTATCGGTACATACAAATACAAAAGGATGAGATAGAGAAGTTACTAGCAGATATGTTTTAAGCAGGAATAGTGCAACCAAGCATAAGTCCTTTTTTGAGCCCGATGCTCCTGGTGAAGAAAAAAGATGGAAGTTGGCAATTTTGCATGGACTATAGAGCCCTGAAAAGAGAGACCGTTGCTGATAAATTTTCCATTCCAGTTATTGATGAGCTACTTGATGAACTCTACGGGGCACAAGTCTTTTGTAAATTGGACCTTAAATCTGCGTACCACCAGATAAGGTTGGCAACAAAAGATGTAGAAAAAAAGGCTTTCCGAACACACGAAGGGCACTACAAATTTTTGGTGATGCCAttcggtcttaccaatgcacCAGCCACTTTCCAAGCCTTGATGAACAAAACATTTCGtgagtttttgagaaaatttgtgctagttttttttttttttttatgacatcCTCGTTTATAGCGCATTGCTGGAGCTGCACTTACAATACTTAGAATTGGTCCTAAATCATCTCAGCCAGTAGCAGTTATATGCAAATAAGAAGAAATGTTTATTTGCTCAATTGAAGCTTGAATACTTGGGCCACATCGTCTCAGCGAAAGGGGTTTCAGCCGACCTACTCAAATTGGCAGCAATGTTACAATGGCTAGTACCAAAAACTATTAAGGAACTGCGGGGGTTTCTTCGCCCTACTGGCTATTATTGAAAGTTTGTTAGAGGGTATGGGCAGTTGGCACATCCATTAACAGACCAATTAAAGAAGGATGCCTTTAGCTAGAGCAAGGAGGCACAAGAAGCATTCCTAATGCTGAAGAAGTCTATGTGCGAGTCCCAGTTCTGGCCTTGCCAAATTTCTCAGCTCCATTTAAAGTGGAAATAGATGCTTCAGTTATAGGTCTTAGGACTGTTTTAATGCAACAACAGTGTCTGATAGCGTATTTAAGCAAGGCGTTGTCATCCCGGGCTCATTGTAAATTAGTATATAAGCGAGAGCTAATGACCATGGTGTTAGCTATACAAAAATGGCACCTTTATTTGCTGGGACGCCAATTCATTGTGCGGACTGATCAACGGAACTTACAGTATTTACTTGACCAGAGAATGGTAGCAACAAAACTAGAAGTGGCTAACAAAATTACTGGGATATGATTTTCAAATACAGTACAGATCGGGCCTTGAGAACAAAGCTGCAGACGCACTATCTAGAGTCCCTCAGGTGGTAGAGTGCCAAGCCTTGTCGGTTCCCAACATGATTTCTATTTCAGATTTGAAGCCCCATGTAGCTACTGATCCTAGTTTGTCTAAAATCATTCATCAACTCCAAGCAGGGAAGCAATGTGCAGGTTACTCATTCGCTCAAGGTTGTTTGAAATTTAAGGGCCAGTTGGTTATTCCCTCTTCTTCACCTTTCATACCACTATTATTGCAAGAGTGTCATGGTAGTAGTGTGGGAGGTCATGCAAGGGATTTTCAGACATTTCAGAGGGTGGCGGCAGACCTATATTGGCAAGGCATGAGGAGAGGCGTCCAGAAATTCGTAGCTGAATGTCACACATGTCAGCAAAATAAATATTTGGCTCAGTACCCAGCGAGTTTGCTACAACCCCTCCCAATACCGGATCAAGTGTGGGATGATATTTCAATGGATTTTATAGAGGGACTTCCAC from Humulus lupulus chromosome 5, drHumLupu1.1, whole genome shotgun sequence encodes the following:
- the LOC133834515 gene encoding protein BOBBER 1, whose translation is MAIISDFEEEQKEPKPKSNPKPSAPPSSSPSSSSSFAATASFSASLDPTNPLGFLEKVFDFVAQQSDFLDKVSAEKEILSVARVAKERKEKENESKKRKVEEKEKKVSEVPKNVTEVPKNVTEPKKAEEKSPMEVEKKEESGARAPNLGNGLDLENYSWTQSLQEVTAVIPVPAGTKSRFVVCDIKKNRLKVGLKGQPPIIDGELFRPVKPDDCYWSIEDQSSISILLTKHDQMEWWKSLVKGDPEVDTQKVEPESSKLSDLDPETRQTVEKMMFDQRQKSMGLPSSDEMQKENLLKKFMAEHPEMDFSRAKIS